The following proteins are encoded in a genomic region of Liolophura sinensis isolate JHLJ2023 chromosome 7, CUHK_Ljap_v2, whole genome shotgun sequence:
- the LOC135470059 gene encoding histone H2A deubiquitinase MYSM1-like, which produces MADDGEIDIEGDFELKLESDSSVSYDLNELPSKSANLLPEFTNPPWMLEQGWSLDACLDEKSKATIEKMLQEEQNYLNGRTVPKSPIKSDHRKGSTHKKPWTEEEKQYFIKGLEMYGRSWTKISELIPSRTSLQVKNYAQQHFKQQNKLAEAKARVNQDPPSQVSLPASLNTTLASVTTGQPTVQAGLASRMSRQRSAGSDVISSHDLSPLKLGLGSSLLQISSPSDSLGVLGGDLDGVLLVRDVPGDNLLSPGGSSVPDNSSSPGEDEDVDIDIENEDAEDNLILQSRSASPSSVYEALLKSANIRNRKHISTLVTAESSVENGRLASDGDSLSRGAASPESQEESRGQPETVSTIQDDSVVTNGLAEQRPEMSTTPVVSGGDLGQTYCNTIVTSNGDVIELDIPKKECVFERNKITDEEKRVHTEFFDGRPSKTPQRYLKIRNYILDSWSKCKPEYLNKTSVRPGLKNCGDVNCIGRIHSYLEQCGAINFGCEQACYNRPLKSGITKERSVEDKLSLSVEKMEAMRPRKRKIRDPFGFWVDEKDAEGKTIDHTALDQSTQSSSKSSRLDRYDPFKLIPCCNFDDKEPPFAVEMHSTALAIVDIHAHVSKTEVIGLLGGQYQEGRLEIVTAVPCVSVSTGMQCEMDPVSQTVAGEKIGSQGLNIVGWYHSHPTFAPNPSVRDLETQLKFQDWFAKGGSNFVGMIVNPYKRCGSAIQSEFRCLMVSDETSQNGHCNVPYQFDFKVAQHKFSADVVVSASEEVVCRHGDNPHRVDLLSMYRASDNLICLDKMLQSLQSYLPLETDGISSFLGCIRDMFGQRFTSDDIAIDIKDETDFDIVAEDTAVS; this is translated from the exons ATGGCGGACGATGGAGAGATTGACATCGAAGGAGATTTTGAATTGAAATTAGA GTCAGACAGCAGCGTCAGTTATGACCTTAATGAGCTTCCATCCAAAAGTGCCAACCTGCTCCCAGAGTTCACCAATCCACCCTGGATGTTAGAACAG GGATGGAGCCTAGATGCCTGTTTAGATGAGAAGAGTAAAGCGACTATTGAGAAGATGCTTCAGGAAGAACA AAACTATCTAAATGGTCGAACTGTTCCCAAGTCCCCCATAAAATCAGACCATAGGAAAGGCTCTACTCACAAGAAGCCCTGGACCGAGGAGGAAAAGCAGTACTTCATCAAGGGATTG GAGATGTATGGAAGAAGTTGGACCAAAATCTCAGAGCTGATACCCTCCAGAACTAGTCTGCAGGTGAAGAACTATGCACAGCAGCATTTTAAACAACAG AACAAGCTGGCTGAGGCTAAGGCTCGTGTAAATCAGGACCCACCTTCACAGGTCAGTTTACCGGCCTCCCTAAATACCACACTGGCGTCCGTGACAACTGGTCAGCCCACAGTACAGGCGGGTCTTGCCTCCAGGATGTCTCGTCAGAGGTCTGCAGGCTCAGATGTCATCTCTTCGCAtgatttatctcccctgaagTTAGGCCTGGGCTCCAGTCTGCTCCAGATCTCCTCACCCTCTGACAGTCTCGGGGTCCTGGGTGGAGACTTGGATGGGGTGCTTCTCGTAAGAGACGTCCCTGGGGACAACCTGCTGTCTCCTGGGGGATCCAGCGTCCCTGATAATTCCTCAAGCCCCGGGGAAGATGAGGATGTGGACATTGATATTGAAAACGAAGATGCAGAGGATAACCTCATCTTACAAAGCCGCTCGGCATCGCCTAGTTCCGTGTATGAAGCCCTGCTCAAATCCGCAAACATCAGAAACAGAAAGCACATCAGCACGTTAGTTACCGCAGAGAGTTCAGTGGAAAATGGCAGATTGGCTTCTGACGGAGACTCATTAAGCAGGGGAGCTGCGTCTCCAGAGTCTCAAGAGGAATCCAGAGGCCAGCCAGAGACAGTGTCTACGATTCAGGATGATTCTGTAGTCACAAATGGCTTAGCTGAGCAGAGGCCCGAAATGTCTACGACGCCAGTAGTCAGTGGGGGAGACCTGGGTCAGACATATT GTAATACCATTGTCACATCTAATGGTGATGTCATAGAGCTGGACATACCAAAGAAGGAATGCGTttttgaaagaaacaaaataacagaCGAAGAGAAACGTGTACATACTGAATTCTTCGATGGCCGGCCATCAAAAACACCGCAGAGATATCTAAAGATACGCAATTACATCCTTGATTCATG GTCCAAGTGCAaaccagaatatttaaataaaacatcagtgaGACCAGGATTGAAGAACTGTGGTGATGTGAACTGTATAGGACGGATCCATTCCTATCTGGAGCAGTGTGGTGCTATTAACTTTGGCTGTG AGCAGGCCTGCTACAATCGTCCTTTGAAGTCGGGTATTACCAAAGAGAGGTCTGTGGAGGACAAGTTGTCTTTGAGTGTGGAGAAGATGGAAGCCATG CGTCCAAGAAAGCGGAAGATTCGAGACCCATTTGGCTTTTGGGTAGATGAGAAAGATGCTGAAGGAAAAACAATAGAT CACACTGCCCTTGATCAGTCAACCCAGTCATCATCAAAGTCCTCAAGACTGGATAGATATGATCCGTTCAAACTGATCCCCTGTTGTAACTTTGATGATAAAGAG CCACCGTTTGCTGTGGAGATGCACAGCACGGCCCTAGCTATTGTGGACATCCATGCTCATGTGTCTAAGACTGAGGTGATTGGTCTGTTGGGAGGGCAGTACCAGGAGGGGAGGTTAGAGATCGTTACTGCTGTCCCGTGTGTCAGTGTCAGCACAGGCATGCAGTGTGAGATGGACCCAG TATCCCAGACAGTAGCAGGGGAGAAGATCGGCAGCCAGGGACTGAACATAGTAGGCTGGTACCACTCCCATCCAACGTTTGCCCCTAATCCTTCTGTAAGGGATCTGGAGACACAGCTCAAATTCCAG GATTGGTTTGCAAAAGGTGGCTCCAACTTCGTGGGAATGATCGTGAATCCGTACAAGCGTTGTGGCTCGGCCATTCAGTCAGAGTTTAGGTGTTTGATGGTCAGTGATGAGACCAGTCAGAATGGACACTGCA ACGTGCCATATCAGTTTGATTTTAAAGTGGCTCAGCACAAGTTCAGTGCTGATGTGGTTGTGTCTGCGTCAGAGGAGGTTGTGTGCAGACATGGTGATAACCCTCATCGGGTGGACTTACTCAGCATGTACCGAGCCAGCGACAACCTGATCTGCCTGGACAAG ATGTTACAGTCACTTCAGAGTTATCTACCCTTGGAGACGGACGGAATTTCAAGTTTTCTCGGCTGCATCAGAGATATGTTTGGCCAAAGATTTACCAGTGATGATATTGCAATTGACATCAAAGATGAGACAGACTTTGACATTGTTGCGGAGGACACAGCCGTATCATAG
- the LOC135471211 gene encoding bifunctional polynucleotide phosphatase/kinase-like, which produces MVRPKRKATEAAAMEAKKARGETDLSDGLKWHQAGEEIKGVNPVIVLSSDTLAGSQKIAGFDIDFTVIRTASGRKFARGSKDWTWWNDSVPEKLKAINKDGYRVVFFTNQAGIEKQKVKPREVMTKIEDIISQLGIPVIALICTGNNHFRKPSTMMWDYFLENCNGGVKVDLTKCYYIGDAAGRAKEWAAGKPRDFSCGDRMFAANIGIDFKTPEEYFLGEASAPFKWCSVDPDKVLSDAPKPPAKKQEYHVKGKEIVILVGAPASGKSTFRKRYLEPYGYLAVNRDTMGTMAKCLKAAKDALKEGKSVVVDNTNPSMSARSDFLDLASKTGCPCRCFVMNTPIEVAHHMNMVRQNQTNGQVRRVPEVGYNVYKKNFQEPTIEEGFTEVLKIDFVPEFGSSRDEQLFRQWTFFG; this is translated from the exons ATGGTTCGACCCAAACGAAAAGCTACTGAAGCCGCCGCCATGGAAGCCAAGAAAGCTCGGGGGGAAACGGATCTAAGTGACGGGCTGAAGTGGCATCAAGCCGGGGAAGAAATAAAGGGCGTCAACCCTGTGATAGTCCTAAGCTCGGACACTCTGGCGGGCTCTCAGAAAATAGCCGGCTTTGATATAGACTTTACGGTGATTAGGACGGCAAGCGGAAGAAAATTCGCTAGAG GTTCCAAGGACTGGACTTGGTGGAACGACAGCGTGCCGGAGAAACTGAAAGCCATCAACAAAGATGGCTACCGCGTTGTGTTCTTCACTAATCAAGCCGGCATTGagaaacagaaagtgaaacCACGAGAAGTCATGACTAAAATCGAGGATATCATCTCCCAGCTTGGCATCCCAGTCATA GCATTAATCTGCACCGGCAACAACCACTTCAGGAAGCCAAGCACTATGATGTGGGATTACTTTTTAGAGAACTGTAATGGCGGGGTCAAG GTTGATCTTACGAAGTGTTACTACATCGGTGACGCCGCTGGAAGGGCAAAGGAGTGGGCGGCTGGCAAACCCAGGGATTTTTCTTGTGGCGACAGAATGTTTGCAGCTAATATTGGAATAG ATTTTAAAACTCCAGAAGAGTACTTCCTGGGGGAAGCCTCGGCTCCGTTCAAATGGTGCTCTGTAGATCCGGACAAGGTTTTGTCAGATGCGCCCAAACCACCCGCAAAGAAACAGGAGTATCACGTCAAG GGCAAAGAAATTGTGATTCTGGTTGGAGCACCGGCGTCTGGGAAAAGTACTTTCCGGAAGCGGTATCTGGAACCCTATGGATATCTGGCTGTGAACAGAGATACCATGGGTACCATGGCAAAATGTTTaaag GCAGCAAAGGATGCATTGAAGGAAGGCAAGAGCGTTGTGGTGGACAATACAAATCCTTCCATGTCGGCTAGATCTGATTTCCTAGACTTAGCGTCAAAGACag GTTGTCCTTGTCGGTGTTTTGTCATGAACACACCGATAGAGGTCGCTCATCACATGAACATGGTCAGACAGAATCAAACTAATGGGCAGGTCAGACGTGTCCCGGAAGTTGGGTACAATGTGTACAAGAAAAACTTTCAGGAACCCACTATAGAAGAAGGATTTACAGAGGTTCTAAAAATCGACTTTGTGCCAGAGTTTGGTAGTTCTAGGGACGAACAGTTGTTCAGGCAATGGACATTTTTCGGATAA